The following proteins come from a genomic window of Populus nigra chromosome 6, ddPopNigr1.1, whole genome shotgun sequence:
- the LOC133697703 gene encoding uncharacterized protein LOC133697703 yields the protein MENKRQVVASSFDHLFGPKDSSSSSSASSGIFESIFPHPSKVPAGRDSGVMENHGGRGKYANRDNVTQKAKGEGSGKGKSVVFQNETPEPCYLSSSIYYGGQENYSPRTKNSEYQHVFKKDDEHENPNGNDPNSASRGNWWQGSLYY from the exons atggaaaacaaaaggcaagtCGTTGCTTCTTCTTTTGATCATCTTTTTGGTCCTAAAGACTCTTCCTCTTCATCATCCGCCTCAAGTGGGATATTCGAGTCCATTTTTCCTCATCCATCAAAG GTGCCAGCTGGGAGGGACTCTGGAGTTATGGAAAATCATGGTGGCAGGGGAAAATATGCGAATCGAG ATAATGTCACTCAGAAAGCCAAGGGAGAGGGCAGTGGCAAAGGCAAGAGTGTAGTTTTTCAGAATGAAACACCAGAACCATGCTACCTCAGCTCGTCAATCTACTACGGTGGTCAAGAGAACTATTCTCCAAGAACCAAGAACTCAGAATATCAACATGTT TTCAAGAAAGATGATGAACACGAAAATCCCAATGGCAACGATCCGAACAGTGCTTCAAGGGGGAACTGGTGGCAGG GTTCACTCTATTATTAG
- the LOC133697032 gene encoding cucumisin-like: MANNFSFSCFLLISLTCSLFIRCHCSSDEDKKVYVVYMGDRPKSDISVSALHISMLQNVVGSGASDSLLHSYHRSFNGFVAKLTKEEKEKMAGLDGVVSVFPSQKKKLHTTRSWDFMGFPQNVTRATSESDIIVAMLDTGIWPESESFNDEGYGPPPSKWKGTCQASFNFTCNNKIIGARYYHSEGKVDPADFASPRDSEGHGTHTASTAAGRLVSDASLLGLATGTARGGVPSARIAVYKICWSDGCSDADILAAFDDAIADGVDIISLSVGGWPMDYFEDSIAIGAFHSMKNGILTSNSAGNSGPGPESISNCSPWSLSVAASTIDRKFVTSVMLGNGAIYEGISINTFEPGNIVPPFIYGGDAPNKTAGYNGSESRYCFQDSLNSTVVEGKVVLCDRISGGEEARASHAVGSIMNGDDYSDVAFSFPLPVSYLSSSEGADLLKYLNSTSEPTATIMKSVGIKDETAPFVVSFSSRGPNPITSDLLKPDLTAPGVDILAAWSEATTVTGSPGDPRVAKYNIISGTSMSCPHASGAAAYVKAFNPTWSPAAIKSALMTTASSMSSSINNDAEFAYGSGHINPAKAIDPGLVYDAGEIDYVRFLCGQGYNATQLLLITGDNSTCTCSAETNGTVWDLNYPSFALSAKSGKTITRIFHRTVTNVGSASSTYKSITNAPSGLNIQIEPDVLSFQSLGQQLSFVVTVEATLGKTVLSGSLVWDDGGHQVRSPVVANPTH; the protein is encoded by the exons ATGGCGAACAATTTCTCATTTTCATGTTTCCTCCTCATCAGCCTCACCTGCAGTCTGTTTATTCGCTGCCATTGCTCGTCCGATGAAGACAAGAAG GTTTATGTTGTGTACATGGGAGACCGCCCAAAGAGTGATATTTCTGTATCAGCTCTTCACATCAGCATGCTACAAAACGTCGTGGGCAG TGGTGCATCAGATTCTTTGCTCCATAGCTACCATAGGAGCTTCAATGGTTTTGTTGCTAAATTGACCaaagaggagaaagagaaaatGGCTG GCTTGGACGGTGTAGTGTCTGTGTTTCCTAGTCAGAAGAAAAAACTTCACACAACAAGATCATGGGACTTCATGGGCTTCCCCCAGAATGTTACAAGAGCAACTTCTGAAAGCGACATCATTGTGGCAATGCTTGACACAGGGATTTGGCCCGAGTCTGAAAGTTTTAATGACGAAGGATATGGTCCGCCTCCAAGCAAATGGAAGGGCACTTGCCAGGCATCCTTCAATTTCACTTGCAACAA TAAGATAATTGGAGCTCGATACTACCATAGCGAAGGAAAAGTAGATCCAGCAGACTTTGCCTCCCCAAGAGATTCAGAAGGCCATGGGACTCACACTGCTTCAACAGCAGCAGGAAGATTGGTTAGTGATGCAAGCCTACTAGGCCTTGCTACAGGAACAGCACGAGGAGGGGTTCCCTCTGCCCGTATTGCTGTGTACAAGATATGTTGGTCTGATGGCTGCTCAGATGCCGACATTCTTGCAGCTTTTGACGATGCTATTGCAGATGGAGTTGATATAATCTCCCTCTCAGTTGGAGGGTGGCCCATGGACTATTTTGAGGATTCAATTGCTATTGGAGCTTTCCATTCAATGAAAAATGGAATACTCACATCAAACTCTGCTGGTAACTCAGGTCCTGGTCCTGAATCAATTTCAAATTGTTCACCTTGGTCTCTGTCTGTGGCTGCTAGCACCATAGATCGAAAGTTTGTGACCTCGGTGATGTTAGGCAATGGAGCCATTTATGAG GGAATCTCCATAAATACTTTTGAGCCTGGAAATATTGTGCCCCCATTCATTTACGGTGGAGATGCTCCAAACAAGACAGCAGGATACAACGGGTCAGAATCCAG GTATTGCTTCCAGGACTCGTTGAACAGCACTGTGGTGGAAGGGAAAGTCGTTCTTTGTGATCGGATCAGTGGAGGGGAGGAGGCAAGAGCCAGTCATGCAGTTGGATCAATAATGAATGGTGATGATTATTCTGATGTGGCCTTCAGTTTTCCTTTACCAGTTTCGTATTTGAGCTCAAGTGAAGGAGCTGATCTTTTGAAATACTTAAACTCAACTAG TGAACCAACCGCAACTATAATGAAGAGCGTTGGAATAAAGGATGAAACTGCCCCATTTGTGGTTTCGTTTTCTTCACGAGGGCCTAATCCGATAACAAGTGACCTTCTCAAG CCCGACCTGACTGCCCCAGGAGTGGACATTTTGGCAGCATGGTCTGAAGCAACCACTGTAACAGGAAGCCCAGGGGATCCAAGAGTGGCTAAATACAACATAATTTCCGGAACATCTATGTCTTGTCCACATGCATCCGGCGCAGCTGCTTATGTCAAGGCATTTAACCCAACATGGTCTCCTGCTGCCATTAAGTCTGCCCTAATGACAACTG CTTCTTCCATGAGTTCTAGCATTAACAATGACGCGGAGTTCGCTTATGGATCAGGCCATATAAATCCTGCAAAGGCTATTGATCCTGGTCTAGTATATGATGCTGGAGAGATTGATTATGTTAGATTCTTGTGTGGACAAGGATATAATGCTACACAACTTCTACTAATTACCGGAGATAATAGCACATGTACATGTTCTGCAGAAACAAATGGAACAGTGTGGGATCTAAACTACCCATCTTTCGCTCTGTCTGCGAAATCCGGGAAAACTATTACTCGAATCTTCCATAGAACTGTCACAAATGTTGGATCAGCATCATCTACTTACAAGTCAATCACGAACGCTCCAAGTGGACTTAATATCCAAATTGAACCAGATGTCCTTTCCTTCCAGTCTCTTGGGCAACAACTTTCCTTTGTTGTCACGGTTGAAGCCACGTTGGGTAAAACTGTACTGTCTGGATCTTTGGTTTGGGATGATGGGGGTCATCAAGTAAGAAGCCCAGTTGTGGCTAATCCTACTCATTAA